In Anaerolineae bacterium, one genomic interval encodes:
- a CDS encoding sulfite exporter TauE/SafE family protein, with the protein MAGQQSSSWWKSQIPTLALLVIIVALAIWSIVSGIGVAPQVGRMTVTRGIVLAIVGLGAGLLGGLIGTGGCSVMLPVIHFWMGYAAPIAVGTTLFAVIFTAISGAYGHLLRRNVDLRAFLWLGGGGILGVLLGSWLFTLLSAHTALLGLVLGAIFLWPAIRMIYEGIVQRALPTREGNVIPGAGWGMGLFGFIVGIATGVAGLGGGYALVPGIIYLFQAPVYITMGTSLATMIPLAVVGGAIKLAQGFVDLPTGLVLAAGTIIGAQIGAAIIKRFKPATLKLIFGLYFLYVAVKFITGYFGIAIW; encoded by the coding sequence ATGGCTGGTCAGCAGTCGAGCAGTTGGTGGAAGAGCCAGATCCCTACGTTGGCGTTGCTGGTCATCATCGTAGCCCTGGCTATCTGGTCCATTGTCAGCGGCATCGGCGTCGCTCCACAAGTGGGACGCATGACCGTTACGCGGGGTATCGTGCTGGCCATCGTCGGCCTGGGCGCCGGCCTCCTCGGCGGCCTCATCGGCACCGGCGGATGCAGTGTCATGCTCCCCGTCATCCACTTCTGGATGGGCTATGCCGCGCCGATCGCGGTGGGCACCACCCTCTTCGCCGTCATCTTTACCGCAATCTCAGGTGCCTATGGGCACCTTCTGCGCCGAAACGTCGACCTGCGCGCCTTCCTTTGGCTGGGCGGAGGAGGTATCCTGGGTGTCCTGCTTGGCTCCTGGTTGTTCACCCTGCTCTCGGCTCATACCGCACTGCTGGGCTTAGTTCTGGGCGCCATTTTTCTATGGCCGGCGATCCGCATGATCTATGAGGGCATTGTCCAGCGCGCTCTGCCCACGCGCGAGGGGAACGTGATCCCGGGAGCCGGCTGGGGAATGGGGCTCTTCGGCTTTATCGTGGGCATCGCCACGGGGGTCGCCGGCCTCGGAGGAGGCTATGCCCTGGTGCCCGGCATAATTTACCTCTTCCAGGCGCCCGTGTACATCACCATGGGCACGTCGTTAGCCACCATGATCCCGCTGGCTGTCGTGGGCGGTGCCATTAAGCTGGCCCAGGGATTCGTGGATTTGCCCACGGGATTGGTGTTGGCCGCCGGCACCATCATCGGCGCCCAGATCGGTGCGGCCATCATCAAGCGCTTCAAGCCGGCCACCCTGAAGCTGATCTTCGGCCTCTATTTTCTCTACGTCGCCGTCAAATTCATTACCGGCTACTTCGGCATTGCCATCTGGTAA
- a CDS encoding ferredoxin family protein has product MAQNWYPIINTELCNNCGTCVQFCPHNVFESDHQHPLVVRPENCVEFCRGCAKACPMEAITYFGDQ; this is encoded by the coding sequence ATGGCGCAAAATTGGTACCCTATCATCAACACGGAGCTGTGCAACAATTGCGGTACATGTGTACAGTTCTGCCCCCACAACGTGTTCGAGTCAGACCACCAGCATCCGCTGGTGGTACGGCCCGAAAACTGCGTGGAATTCTGTCGGGGCTGTGCCAAAGCCTGCCCGATGGAAGCCATCACCTATTTCGGTGATCAATAA
- a CDS encoding heterodisulfide reductase subunit A-like protein gives MGKKGLLLCVCQGTCPSFQQMNIFEVGNAIRREKLVDYIAIHPQLCATDGDAFLATLLQGNTTDELYVAACDPTMQVKMYRDAIASAGFDPSRLKGVDIRNMTTEQAVQAIKQLITG, from the coding sequence ATGGGTAAAAAAGGATTACTGCTGTGCGTATGTCAAGGGACCTGTCCCTCGTTCCAACAAATGAATATCTTTGAAGTGGGCAACGCTATCCGCCGGGAAAAGCTGGTGGATTACATCGCCATCCATCCCCAGCTTTGCGCCACTGACGGTGATGCTTTCCTCGCGACGCTTCTGCAGGGAAACACCACCGACGAGCTGTACGTCGCCGCGTGTGATCCCACCATGCAGGTCAAGATGTATCGCGATGCCATAGCCAGCGCCGGCTTCGACCCCAGTCGGCTGAAAGGGGTGGATATCCGCAACATGACTACTGAACAGGCGGTGCAGGCCATCAAACAGTTGATCACTGGCTAA